The genomic window ATCGGGCTGGTGGCGATCGCCGCCCTTTGGCGCCTGCTCGCCTCGGAGGGCGCGACCGGTTTCGCTGTGGGCGCCCTGGTGGCGCTGATCCTGGCCGGGGCCTTACTGGCCGTGGTGTCGGTACTGGTTCTGCGCGAAGTCTTCACAGTGCTTGGCCTGATCGAACGCGGCGCCGCCACGGCGCAACAGGCCGCCAAGGGCGATCTCAATATCCGGGTGCTGCGCATCGGCCGCAAGGACGAGCTGGGCCGCATGCTGAACGGCCTCAACCATGTGCTCGACCTCACCGAGGAATTCGCCAAGGATACCGGCGCCGCCATGAAGCGGGCGGGCGCCAAGGAGTATTTCCGCTATATCCCCCTTCAGGGACTGCGCGGCGATTACAGCACCTATGCCGAGATGATCAACAAGGTGCTGGGCGATATGGACGCCCGCGACCAGGAAACCCACGCCTTCGAAAAGAACGTCCACGACATGGTCTCCCAGGTGGCCAGCGCCACCACCGGAATCGGCCGCACCGCCCAGACCATGGCGGGCCGCTCGGAAAGCGCCGGCGGGCGTTCCATCACCGTGGGCGAGGCGGCGGAGACCACCACCCAACTGGCCTCGGCCGTCTCGGATTCCACCCGCCAGTTGGCCCAGGCCATCAACGAGATCGCCCAGCAGGTGACCCAATCGGCCTCGGTCGCCCAGAACGCCGTCGCCGATATCGGCGAGACGGTGGAACGCATGAACGGCCTTGCCGATTCGGTCAGCCAGATCGGCGTGGTGGTGCAACTGATCAACGACATCGCCGCCCAGACCAATCTCCTGGCCTTGAACGCCACCATCGAGGCGGCCCGCGCGGGCGAGGCGGGCAAGGGCTTCGCCGTGGTGGCCAACGAGGTCAAGCATCTGGCAAACCAGACCGCCAAGGCCACCGAGGACATCTCGCGCCAGGTGGGCGCCGTCCAGGGTGCCGCCCAGGCCGCCGCCGCTGGCGTGGAAGGCGTGGTCGCCACCATCCGCACCATCGACGGCATCGCCTCGGCCATCGCGGGCGCGGTGCAGGAGCAGGAAGCGGTGACCCGCGACATCTCCGCCCATATCGACGAAGTTGCGGCCAAGGCCTCGGAAGTCTCCGAGAACGTGGCCCATCTGTCGCAATCCACCGCCCAGGCCTGCGGCGGCACGGTGCGCGTCATCTGGAGCGCCCGCGCGCTCTCCAAGGTGGTGGAAGAGCTGAACGCCGAGGTCAACGCCTATGTCAGCAAGGTGCGGTAGGGCTGGTTAGTCCAAGGTCTGCCGGTACTGCTTCATGGCCAGGGCGGCGCTCAAGCCCACGAAGGCGATGATCGGCCACATCTCGGGCCAGATTTCCGCGACGCCGTTGCCTTTGAGCAAAATGCCGCGCACCACCCGCAGGAAATGGGTCAGCGGAAAGATCTCGCCCACCCATTGGGCCCAGACCGGCATGCCCCGGAACGGGAACATGAAGCCCGACAGCAAAATGGACGGCAGGAAGAAAAAGAAGCTCATCTGCATGGCCTGAAGCTGGTTCTTGGCCACGGTGGAAAAGGTGAACCCCACCGTCAGATTAGACGCGATGAACAGCAAAAGCGCCACCGACAGCAAGGTCAGACTGCCCACCAGCGGCACTCCGAACAGCCAGCGGGCCGAGGCGACGATCACCACCACCTGCACATAGCCCACCCCGATATAGGGCAGGATCTTGCCCACCATCACTTCGGCGGGCCGCACCGGCATGGCCAGGAGGTTTTCCATGGTACCGCGCTCGCGTTCGCGCGTCACCGCCAGGGCGGTCATCATGACCATGGTCATGGTGAGGATCACCCCCATCAGGCCGGGCACGATATTGTACTGGGTGATGCCTTCCGGGTTATAGCGCCGGTGGACCCTGAGATCGACCGGATCGGGCTGGCCCTTCATATGGGCAAGCGGCCCGGTCAACTCGGAATCCAGCACGTTGCGCATCAGAGCGCCCGCCGCCGCCACCGCGTTGGACGCCGCCGCCGGGTCGGTGGCATCGGCCTCCAGCAACAGAGTGGGACGCTCTCCCCGCACCAGGGCGGCCTCGAAACCCGCCGGAATGGTCACCACGAACTGGGCATCGCCTGTGGCCAGACCCTTTTCCGCCTCGGCATCGGAATGAACCTCGCCGACAATGCGGAAATAGGACGAGTTGCGCAGCCCCGCCACCAGGGCGCGGGCGAAGGGGCCGTTCTCCTGGACCTGGACCAGGGTGGGCAGGCCCTTGGGATCGGAATTGATGGCATAACCGAACAGCACCAATTGCAACAGCGGCACCAGCACCATCATGGCGAAGGTGAGACGGTCGCGGCGCATCTGGATGACCTCCTTGATCATCACCGCATGAAGGCGCGACCAGGAGAAGGAGGAAGCGCCGCTCATCGGTAATTGTCCTCCGCCTGCCCCATCAGGTGGATGAAGACATCCTCCAGACTGGGTTCGGTGCGGCTCCACACCAAAGCCGGTTGGTGGCGCCAGGGCGCGATGGCCGCTTCCAGCGCGGCCGCGTCGGTACCGCTCACATGCAGCGCATTGCCGAACGGCGCCGCCATGGCGATACCGGGCCTCCCCTCCATGCTTGATGCCAGCCGGTCGGCGCCGTCGCCTTCCACCAGCCAGGTGATCAGGCCCGAGCCCTTGATGACCTCGGCCACCGTGCCACGCACCATCAGGCGGCCATAGGCCAGATAGCTGATTTCGTGGCAGCGCTCGGCCTCGTCCATGTAATGGGTGCTGACCAGCACGGTCATGCCGCCCGCCGCCAGCCGGTGGATATGGTCCCAGAAATCACGCCGCGCCTTGGGGTCCACCCCGGCGGTGGGCTCGTCGAGCAGCAGAAGCTCGGGCTCGTGCAGCACGCAAGCCGCCAGAGCCAGACGCTGCTTCCAGCCTCCCGACAAGGTGCCCGCCAACTGACGGCGGCGCTGGGCCAGGCCCAGTTCCTCCAGCGCCTCGTCCACCCGCCGCTTGCGCTGGTCGAGGCCATAGACATGGGCGACGAAATCCAGATTCTCGGCGATGGTCAGGTCCTCGTAGAACGAGAAGCGCTGGGTCATGTAGCCGACGCGCCGCTTGATCTCGGTGGCCTGGGTGCGGATATCGAGGCCGAGGCAGGTGCCGCGCCCCGCATCGGGGGTCAAGAGCCCGCACAGCATGCGGATGGTGGTGGTCTTGCCCGATCCGTTGGGCCCTAAAAAGCCGAAGATGCGCCCCCTGGGCACCCGGATGGAAAAGTTGCGGACCACGGCGCGGCCCAAAAAGCGCTTTTCCAGCCCCACCACGTCGATGGCCGCTGCCGTGGTCACTTTTCCGGCACCACGATGTCCACCGGCTGGCCGGGATTGAGGGCCAAGGGCGCGCCTCCCCTGGCCTCGACGCGAAAGACCAGCTTGTCGCGGCTTTCCACCGAATAGATCACTGGAGGCGTGTATTCCGCCTGGGTGGAAATGAACGACACCCGCGCCTCGCCCGGCGCACAGCGGTCGCAGGTATAGGAAACGCGATCGCCGGGCTTCAGCGCCCCCAACCGAGGTTCGGGCAGGAAGAACACCAGTTTGACATTGCCGGGCGGCAGCAGCGACACCACCGGCTGACCGGCGGCGACGAACTCACCCACGCGGTAATAGACTTTCTCCACCAGGGACTCGGCGGGCGCCTTGGGGGCGAGGTCGGCCAGACGCTTGTCGGCCTTGGCCAGTTCCAGGCGCTTTTGCCCCACCAGGGCCTCTTGCGCCGCGATCTCGTCGGGGCGCGCGCCCAGCAGGGCCGTGCGATATTCGGCCTCCAGCCTGCGCACCTGGGCACGGTCGCGGTCCAGCGCCGCCCTGGCCTCGTCCAGACGGGCGCGCGAGGCATAGTCATTGCGGGCCAGAACATCCTGGCGCGTTAAGGTCACCTCGGACAGGCGAAGGGCGGCGTCGGCCTGGGCCTTCTGCTCGGCGATGGATTTCAACTCGTCGGGCCGCTTGCCCTTGTGCAGATCGGCCAGTTGCGCCTCGGCGCGGTCCAGATCGGCCTGGGCCTGATCGCGCGCCGCCAGTTCGATCACCGTATCCAGGGCGAAAAGCGGAGCCGCCTCGGCGACCGTGTCGCCCTCGCGCACCATGACCTTGGCCAAGGTCCCGGCCCCGGTGGGCGCGACGCGCACATAGTCCCCCTCCACATAGCCTTGCAGCCGAAGCGGCTCGGCCAAAGCCAGGGCGGGAAGCAGGCAGAGGGCAAAGACTGGGAGGAATGTCCGCACGACGGAGTAACTTTTCTGCGTCATGCCCGGACTTGATCCGGGCATCCATGGATTGCCGGGTCAAGCCCGGCAATGACGAGAAAAATACACCCTCATCCTTCGCTTGAACACCGTCCTATGCCGCCGCCTTTTCCGCGATGGCCATCAATGTACGCTCCAGCCCCTTGCCCTCCGGGTCGGCCAGGGCGGCGGCACGCGCATTGGCGATGGCGTCCAGGGCGAAGTCCAGCGGCCACAGACCGTTGGCGGCGGGTGCGATCACCTGGGCGCGGATACGTAGGAAATTGGCGGTGCCGCGCACCCAGGTCTCGCCATAGCCCTTGATCAGGCGGGCGCATTCGGCCACTTCGAGGCCCAAAGCGGGCGAGCGGCGAGCGGCATCACTCACCGCCGCCAGCCAATCCTCGATCCCCGCCTGTTCCTGGGCAAAGCGGTAGGAATGGCGGCGCCAGGGCTTCATGGCCGCCAGAAGGCGAAGCGTGGCGAAACCGAAGATTCCATTGGCGTTGATTTGCCGCCCCCAGGCCGCCTTACCCGCCCAACCGCCTTGATGAGCGGCATCGAGGATTCTTCGCGCCAGGAAGCCGGGCAGTAGGGCACAAACCTCCTCCAGGCCGGGCTTGAGGAAATCCTTCACCACCACCGGCTGGCCGGGACGGGCGGAGATTTCGTCGCGGATGCGCTGCATGCGGGCGGGATCGGTCTTCAGCCGTGCCACATGGATCACATCCTCGAAGGACATGCGCACCGCCAGATGCCTGGCCATGCGGGCCAACAGGGCCGGATCGGTACTGGCGGCAGACAGGGTGCGCAGGCGTTCCACATACAGCCCGGCATAGCGGGCATCCTGATAGGCGGCCAGGCGCTTCACCCCTTCCTCGGCCAGAACACGGGCCTCGTCGGGCAGGAAGCCCAGCCGGGCCGCCACCAGTTCCGCGCCCGCCACCTGGGCATGGGGACGCTTGTGGGAGCCGGCCTCCTCGGCGGGAATCTCGCCCCGCGCCGCCTGGAATCCCAAGCGGAAGCCACGAAGATTGCTCTCCACCATCTTGGCCGAAGCCACGATCTGCGCTTCGAAAACCTCGGGCGATATGGGCAGCACTCCGCTGCCCGCCACGGCGCCCAGCAGCACGGCATTGACGATGCAGCCCGCTTGCCTCGCCGCCTGCTCCATGTCGAACAGCAGTTGGTCCCGGCTTCCCGCCATGATGGCGGATTTCAGGTGATCAAGGTCATAACGGCCATCGCCCATCTCCATCTTCTCGGCCACCGCATGGACCCGGTGGCTGGACGCGATAAGGTGAGTGCGCGTGGGGTCGGCCCAGCCGCGCGCCACGCTGCGCGCCGCCTCCATCAACTCGGTGGCGACGATCAGGTCCACCTCGCCCAAGGACGGCGACAGGGCCAGAATCGGCCTGGCCTCGCCCAGTTCGGCCAGGGGCGTGGGGAAGATCTCCACGTAATAGGTGGTGGCCCCGGTGCGCTGGGCCACGCCCGGCACCGAAGTGCTTTGCACCGCCAGGCCCGAGGCATGGGCTGCCTCGACGATCCAGTCGGTGAGAACACCGCCGCCCTCGCCGCCCATGGCGGCCACGACGATGCAGATGGGCCGCGAAACCGGGCTCATGCGCGCGCTCCTTTCTGCATCCAGCCGATGACCCGGCGGCGCAGCCCGTCCAGCCAGAGATCGAAGCGGTTGGGGTTCTGAATCACTTCGGCCCGCCAGAAGGAGGGACAGAGCGCCGCGGCATGGGCCACCTCGCCGCACAAGCCGCAGCCGACGCAAGACGGGATCACCGAGGCCACGGGGTCGTCTCTTAAGGGGTCGGGATTGGGCTTGATGGTGAGCGACGGGCAGCCCGACAGGCGGATGCAGGCGTGGTCGCCGGAGCAGATATCGTCGTCGACGCCATAGCGCACCCGGACCACCCGCTCGCCTGCTTTCAGTTTTGCCGCGTCCTCGGCCTTCACACGACGTTGGCGGGCCAGTTGGCACTCGCCGTCGGCGATGATGACGCGCAGGCCCTTGCCCGCGCCCTTGATGGCGTCCTTCAACGTCTCGCGCATGGTGGCGACCGAGTAGGAGCGCACCTTCTTCAGCCACTTCACCCCCATGACCTTCAGCGTCGCCTCGATATCCATGGGAGTCTCGTTGCGGTGCCCCTCGGCCAGGGTCGACGGCATGAATTGCTGCCCCGTCGCCGAGGTATAGCCGTTCTGCAAGATGACCAGCACGCCGTCACCCTTGTTGAACAGCGAGCCTGCGACCCCTGAGATGATGCCGTTATGCCAGAAGCCGCCATCGCCCATCACCGCCACCGGACGCTTGCCGGTCACCGAACTGATGGCCGCCGCCGAGGCCAGGCTCATGCCGAAGCCCAGAATGGAATTGCCCATGGAAAAGGGCGGCAGGGTGCCGAAGGAATGACAGCCGATATCGGCGGAAACATGGGTCTGGCCGATCTCCTTTTGCGCCAGTTTCAGCGCGCTGAACACCGGGCGTTCAGGGCAGCCGGTGCAAAAGCCCGGCGGACGGCCCGGCAGATCCTTGTCCAGCAGGGCCGCCGCCGCCTTGCCATGGGCGTCAACCGCATTGACGATGGCCTGGGCGGGCTCCGAGCCTAAGAATTTGGCCAACCCGGCGGCCAGCACATCGGCGGTGTATTCGCCCGCCTGAGGCAGGCAGTCCTTGCCCGAAAGCCGGGTTTGGATGTCGGCTTGGCGCATCATCAGCGACAGGGTCTGTTCCAGATATTCCGGCGTGCCCTCCTCGACCATCAGCACGGCCTCTTTGCCCGCGCAGAAGTCCGAAACTTCCTCCGGCACCAGGGGCCAAGTGACGTTGAGGCAATAGATGGGAATCTGGGAATTCCCCAGGGCATCGGCGAGACCCAGCTTGGAAAGTGCCCGCATCAGGGAATTATAGAGGCCACCCTGGACGATGATGCCCACATCCGACCTTGTGCCGGGGAAAAGCTCGTTCAGCTTGTTTTCCCGGATAAAGGCACGCGCGGCGGGCAGCCGGTGCTCCACCTTGGCGGCTTCGTGGGCGAAGGTCGATGGCGGATGGGAGAGCCGCCCATAATCGAAGGCGGCGGGGGTTTGCAATCCGGCTCCCGCCTTGTTGGCCTTGGTCTCGAAGCTGCCGGTGACGTGGCAGGCCTTGATGCGCAGTTCCACCATGACCGGCGTGTTGGAGGCTTCGGACAGTTCGAAGCCTTTCTCTACCATGCGCACTATGCTGGGCAGATGGGGACGCGGGTCCAACAGCCACAGGGACGACTTCATGGCGAAGGCGTGGCTGCGCTCCTGAATGACGCTGGCCCCGTCGCCGTAATCCTCGCCGATGATGATCAGCGCGCCGCCGATCACCCCGGGCGAGGCCAGATTGGACAGCGCATCCGAGGCTACATTGGTGCCCACCACCGACTTCCAGGTGACGGCACCCCGGACCGGATAGGCAAGTGAGGCGGCCAGCAGAGCGGCGGCGCCCGCTTCGTTGGTGGCGGCCTCCACATGCACGCCCAACTCGGCCAAGAGATCCTCGGCGTCGATCAGCACATCCATCAGGTGGGAGACGGGTGCGCCTTGGTAACCACCAACGTAGGTGACACCCGATTGAAGCAGGGCCTTGGTGACCGCCAGGATGCCCTCACCCCGGAAGGTCTCGCCTTCGCCCAAGCGCAGCAAACCGATTTCATGCTGGAACGACCGTTCGGCCATGCCGCCCTCCTGAAGTCATTCCCGTTACATGTAGGAATGATACATCTAAGAATCATCGCCCCAGGAACTTGGGGGCGCGCTTTTCCATGAAGGCCCGCACCCCTTCAGAATAGTCCTGGGTCCGCCCGGCCTCGGCCTGGAGATCGCGTTCCAGGTCAAGTTGAGCATCAAGCGTGTTGGCCCCCGAGCGGGCTAGGGCCTTCTTCATCAGGGCCAGTCCCTGTGTGGGCTGGGCCGCCAGTTGGGCGGCCATGGCCAAAACGGTGGTCAGCAACTGATCGTCCTCGACAAAGGCCCAGATCATGCCCCACTGGACCGCCTGTTCGGCGCTCACTTTATCGCCCAGCATCATCAGGGCGGTGGCACGCGCCGCCCCCACCAAACGCGGCAGGGTCCAGGTTCCTCCGGAATCGGGGATCAGCCCCACCTTGCAGAAGCTTTGGACGAAGGCGGCGGATTTGGCCGCGACGACAATGTCGCAGGCCAAAGCCAGATTGGCCCCGGCTCCGGCGGCGATGCCGTTGACGGCGGCCACCACCGGCATGGACAGCGCCTTCAAGGAGCGGATCAGCGGATTATAGCGCGCATCCAGCGACGCCCCCAGATCGGGCGGCGGATCGCCGGGCTTGGACACCCGGTCGGAAAGGTCTTGGCCAGCGCAGAACCCCTTGCCCGCCCCGGTCAGCACCAGACAGCGGGTGCCGTCTTCGGCCACATGGGCGATGGCGGCGGCCAAGGCCCCATGCATCTCCACATTGAAGGCGTTGATGCGTTCGGGCCGGTTCAAGGTGATGGTGGTGACGTCGCCGCTGCGGGCGACCAGGATGGTCTCGCTCATTGGGCCGCAACCTCCACCAGCCGGGTGCGATAGGCTTCCAGGCGTTCGCGCATGGGACCGGGCATGGGAACCGCCTTCACCTTTTCCTGATCGGCGACGACACAGACGAAACTGGTCTCGAAGGCCACCACGCCGTCACCCCGCGCGCCGATGGTGCGGAAATGAATGGAAGAGCCCCCCACCCTGTCCACCAGGACCGAGATATCCACCCGGTCGCCGGGCCGAAGCGGCGATTTGATCTCCATGCCGATCTTGACGAAGGGCGTGCCGAAGCCGTGTTCCTTGTTGATGGTGTACCAGTCATAGCCGATGACATCGGCCATGAAGACCTCCAGCGCCTCCATGGCGTATTCCAGGAAGCGGGGCGTATAGACGATGCGCGCCGCGTCGGAATCGCCGAAATGGACCCGGCGGCGGTGAATGAACACGCCGCCTTCGATGGCCTCAATCTCTTCCAGCTCAATAGGTTTCGACATGATAGCGCCCTTCTTCGCGCATCTTGGGGCGCAGGCCCGCCCAGTCCAGGCCATGCAGACGGCAGATATCGGCGAAGGCCTCGTCGCTGCCCTGCTCCATGCCCTTCAGGCCGCAGATGAAGATGTGGGTTTGGGGCGAAGCCAGCAGGGCGGCCAGATCGTCGGCGCGCTCGCGCAGCTTGTCCTGGACGTATTGCTTGGGCTGATCCGCCACGCGCGAGAAGGCCAGATTCACGTCGATCAGGCTTTTGGGCAGC from Paramagnetospirillum magnetotacticum MS-1 includes these protein-coding regions:
- the paaG gene encoding 2-(1,2-epoxy-1,2-dihydrophenyl)acetyl-CoA isomerase PaaG; translated protein: MSETILVARSGDVTTITLNRPERINAFNVEMHGALAAAIAHVAEDGTRCLVLTGAGKGFCAGQDLSDRVSKPGDPPPDLGASLDARYNPLIRSLKALSMPVVAAVNGIAAGAGANLALACDIVVAAKSAAFVQSFCKVGLIPDSGGTWTLPRLVGAARATALMMLGDKVSAEQAVQWGMIWAFVEDDQLLTTVLAMAAQLAAQPTQGLALMKKALARSGANTLDAQLDLERDLQAEAGRTQDYSEGVRAFMEKRAPKFLGR
- a CDS encoding thiamine pyrophosphate-dependent enzyme produces the protein MAERSFQHEIGLLRLGEGETFRGEGILAVTKALLQSGVTYVGGYQGAPVSHLMDVLIDAEDLLAELGVHVEAATNEAGAAALLAASLAYPVRGAVTWKSVVGTNVASDALSNLASPGVIGGALIIIGEDYGDGASVIQERSHAFAMKSSLWLLDPRPHLPSIVRMVEKGFELSEASNTPVMVELRIKACHVTGSFETKANKAGAGLQTPAAFDYGRLSHPPSTFAHEAAKVEHRLPAARAFIRENKLNELFPGTRSDVGIIVQGGLYNSLMRALSKLGLADALGNSQIPIYCLNVTWPLVPEEVSDFCAGKEAVLMVEEGTPEYLEQTLSLMMRQADIQTRLSGKDCLPQAGEYTADVLAAGLAKFLGSEPAQAIVNAVDAHGKAAAALLDKDLPGRPPGFCTGCPERPVFSALKLAQKEIGQTHVSADIGCHSFGTLPPFSMGNSILGFGMSLASAAAISSVTGKRPVAVMGDGGFWHNGIISGVAGSLFNKGDGVLVILQNGYTSATGQQFMPSTLAEGHRNETPMDIEATLKVMGVKWLKKVRSYSVATMRETLKDAIKGAGKGLRVIIADGECQLARQRRVKAEDAAKLKAGERVVRVRYGVDDDICSGDHACIRLSGCPSLTIKPNPDPLRDDPVASVIPSCVGCGLCGEVAHAAALCPSFWRAEVIQNPNRFDLWLDGLRRRVIGWMQKGARA
- a CDS encoding indolepyruvate oxidoreductase subunit beta family protein, giving the protein MSPVSRPICIVVAAMGGEGGGVLTDWIVEAAHASGLAVQSTSVPGVAQRTGATTYYVEIFPTPLAELGEARPILALSPSLGEVDLIVATELMEAARSVARGWADPTRTHLIASSHRVHAVAEKMEMGDGRYDLDHLKSAIMAGSRDQLLFDMEQAARQAGCIVNAVLLGAVAGSGVLPISPEVFEAQIVASAKMVESNLRGFRLGFQAARGEIPAEEAGSHKRPHAQVAGAELVAARLGFLPDEARVLAEEGVKRLAAYQDARYAGLYVERLRTLSAASTDPALLARMARHLAVRMSFEDVIHVARLKTDPARMQRIRDEISARPGQPVVVKDFLKPGLEEVCALLPGFLARRILDAAHQGGWAGKAAWGRQINANGIFGFATLRLLAAMKPWRRHSYRFAQEQAGIEDWLAAVSDAARRSPALGLEVAECARLIKGYGETWVRGTANFLRIRAQVIAPAANGLWPLDFALDAIANARAAALADPEGKGLERTLMAIAEKAAA
- a CDS encoding ABC transporter ATP-binding protein, which codes for MTTAAAIDVVGLEKRFLGRAVVRNFSIRVPRGRIFGFLGPNGSGKTTTIRMLCGLLTPDAGRGTCLGLDIRTQATEIKRRVGYMTQRFSFYEDLTIAENLDFVAHVYGLDQRKRRVDEALEELGLAQRRRQLAGTLSGGWKQRLALAACVLHEPELLLLDEPTAGVDPKARRDFWDHIHRLAAGGMTVLVSTHYMDEAERCHEISYLAYGRLMVRGTVAEVIKGSGLITWLVEGDGADRLASSMEGRPGIAMAAPFGNALHVSGTDAAALEAAIAPWRHQPALVWSRTEPSLEDVFIHLMGQAEDNYR
- a CDS encoding methyl-accepting chemotaxis protein — its product is MSNPSLRGRTNTAAFMVGAAVAVIGLVAIAALWRLLASEGATGFAVGALVALILAGALLAVVSVLVLREVFTVLGLIERGAATAQQAAKGDLNIRVLRIGRKDELGRMLNGLNHVLDLTEEFAKDTGAAMKRAGAKEYFRYIPLQGLRGDYSTYAEMINKVLGDMDARDQETHAFEKNVHDMVSQVASATTGIGRTAQTMAGRSESAGGRSITVGEAAETTTQLASAVSDSTRQLAQAINEIAQQVTQSASVAQNAVADIGETVERMNGLADSVSQIGVVVQLINDIAAQTNLLALNATIEAARAGEAGKGFAVVANEVKHLANQTAKATEDISRQVGAVQGAAQAAAAGVEGVVATIRTIDGIASAIAGAVQEQEAVTRDISAHIDEVAAKASEVSENVAHLSQSTAQACGGTVRVIWSARALSKVVEELNAEVNAYVSKVR
- a CDS encoding ABC transporter permease, translated to MSGASSFSWSRLHAVMIKEVIQMRRDRLTFAMMVLVPLLQLVLFGYAINSDPKGLPTLVQVQENGPFARALVAGLRNSSYFRIVGEVHSDAEAEKGLATGDAQFVVTIPAGFEAALVRGERPTLLLEADATDPAAASNAVAAAGALMRNVLDSELTGPLAHMKGQPDPVDLRVHRRYNPEGITQYNIVPGLMGVILTMTMVMMTALAVTRERERGTMENLLAMPVRPAEVMVGKILPYIGVGYVQVVVIVASARWLFGVPLVGSLTLLSVALLLFIASNLTVGFTFSTVAKNQLQAMQMSFFFFLPSILLSGFMFPFRGMPVWAQWVGEIFPLTHFLRVVRGILLKGNGVAEIWPEMWPIIAFVGLSAALAMKQYRQTLD
- a CDS encoding acyl-CoA thioesterase; this translates as MSKPIELEEIEAIEGGVFIHRRRVHFGDSDAARIVYTPRFLEYAMEALEVFMADVIGYDWYTINKEHGFGTPFVKIGMEIKSPLRPGDRVDISVLVDRVGGSSIHFRTIGARGDGVVAFETSFVCVVADQEKVKAVPMPGPMRERLEAYRTRLVEVAAQ
- a CDS encoding HlyD family secretion protein, whose amino-acid sequence is MRTFLPVFALCLLPALALAEPLRLQGYVEGDYVRVAPTGAGTLAKVMVREGDTVAEAAPLFALDTVIELAARDQAQADLDRAEAQLADLHKGKRPDELKSIAEQKAQADAALRLSEVTLTRQDVLARNDYASRARLDEARAALDRDRAQVRRLEAEYRTALLGARPDEIAAQEALVGQKRLELAKADKRLADLAPKAPAESLVEKVYYRVGEFVAAGQPVVSLLPPGNVKLVFFLPEPRLGALKPGDRVSYTCDRCAPGEARVSFISTQAEYTPPVIYSVESRDKLVFRVEARGGAPLALNPGQPVDIVVPEK